The following are encoded together in the Microbacterium hatanonis genome:
- a CDS encoding universal stress protein, which translates to MGHIVLGYDGSTAADSALDWVAERISTRPAGVVLVVVANMFNAERPVISRFAHEASERLRAMVPDAAVDIDIVDGRMPGTLSQSAQGADLLVVGMHTNTRSRSLLAGAVPLRLTALASVPVVLVPAGWAPRMAPVTVGLAADGSSDAAVRFAAVEALEQGQPLRIAHSWLMDSPLPSGPAGGARAAREARVRHRAILDGAVMAMTQEHPGLAIESTLVRDNPAAALTSQASRSSLVVIGTHRRGLLSGWLLGSVAWDLVGELRDPICVVPPRLS; encoded by the coding sequence ATGGGGCACATCGTTCTCGGTTACGACGGCAGTACCGCAGCCGATTCGGCGCTCGATTGGGTGGCCGAACGGATATCGACGCGCCCAGCGGGCGTCGTGCTGGTCGTCGTGGCGAACATGTTCAACGCAGAGCGACCGGTGATCTCACGCTTCGCGCACGAGGCGTCGGAGCGATTGCGGGCGATGGTGCCGGATGCCGCGGTCGACATCGACATCGTCGATGGGCGGATGCCGGGCACGCTGTCCCAGTCGGCGCAGGGCGCGGATCTGCTCGTGGTGGGCATGCACACGAACACGCGTTCGCGCTCGTTGCTCGCCGGTGCGGTTCCGTTGCGGTTGACCGCTCTCGCCTCGGTCCCGGTCGTCCTCGTGCCTGCGGGATGGGCGCCGCGCATGGCACCGGTGACGGTGGGGCTCGCGGCGGACGGTTCCTCCGATGCCGCAGTGCGGTTCGCAGCCGTCGAGGCGCTCGAACAGGGGCAACCCCTGCGGATCGCCCATTCCTGGCTGATGGACTCCCCCCTACCGTCGGGGCCGGCCGGAGGAGCACGTGCTGCGAGAGAAGCGCGCGTCCGCCACCGGGCGATCCTCGACGGCGCCGTCATGGCTATGACGCAGGAGCATCCCGGGCTCGCGATCGAATCCACGCTTGTGCGGGACAACCCGGCAGCAGCCCTCACATCGCAGGCCTCCCGCAGCTCGCTCGTCGTGATCGGCACTCATCGACGGGGGCTGCTCTCGGGGTGGCTCCTGGGATCGGTCGCATGGGATCTGGTGGGGGAGTTGCGCGACCCTATCTGCGTCGTACCCCCGCGGCTCTCATAG
- a CDS encoding HEAT repeat domain-containing protein, whose product MSERAYDIDEMSGLDPAAWSAYLARRSGLPGPRANLALVLAAARTAGPDAIRSLLDDGGEYQVMCAAAAAARRAGDPSFEAEARALAADQRWRVREGVAMGLQLWGDDDPAAMIEKVRAWADDPDPLVVRAALAAICEPRLLRTRDAAAVALEICDRATDHVAALPAAERRRPEVRTLRQALGYCWSVAVAADPPSGVEAFTRIDTGDPDLAWIANENRKKKRLSSLL is encoded by the coding sequence GTGAGCGAGCGCGCATACGACATCGACGAGATGAGCGGGTTGGATCCGGCGGCGTGGTCGGCGTACCTCGCCCGGCGATCCGGTCTTCCCGGCCCCCGGGCGAACCTGGCGCTCGTCCTCGCGGCTGCGAGAACAGCCGGACCCGACGCGATCCGCTCCCTCCTCGACGACGGCGGCGAGTACCAGGTGATGTGCGCGGCCGCGGCGGCAGCGCGACGTGCCGGCGACCCGTCGTTCGAGGCGGAGGCGCGCGCGTTGGCTGCAGACCAACGGTGGCGTGTGCGGGAGGGCGTCGCCATGGGGCTGCAGCTCTGGGGCGATGACGACCCCGCCGCGATGATCGAGAAGGTCCGCGCATGGGCGGACGATCCGGATCCCCTGGTGGTGCGCGCCGCGCTCGCCGCGATCTGCGAGCCCCGGTTGCTCCGCACGCGGGACGCGGCGGCCGTGGCCCTCGAGATATGCGACCGCGCCACGGACCATGTCGCCGCACTGCCCGCCGCCGAGCGCCGCCGGCCCGAGGTGCGCACGCTGCGGCAGGCCCTGGGGTACTGCTGGAGCGTCGCCGTGGCGGCCGACCCTCCATCGGGCGTGGAGGCGTTCACCCGCATCGACACCGGCGATCCCGATCTCGCGTGGATCGCGAACGAGAACCGGAAGAAGAAGCGCTTGTCGTCTCTTCTGTGA
- a CDS encoding excinuclease ABC subunit UvrA, with protein MPGYEHTTPDAFVRVRGASENNLRNIDVDVPRDVIVAFTGVSGSGKSSLAFGTIFTEAQRRYLESVAPYARRLIQQGHNPHVDSITGLPPAVALQQRRGAPSSRSSVGTVTTLSNTLRMLFSRAGTFPEGFDTRLDSDAFSPNTAAGACPECHGVGVAHTVTEETLVPDTSLSIRDGAIAAWPGAWQAKNLRDITIALGYDVDRPWRDLDPADRDWLLYTDEQPVVEITPQRDRVAKPYKGMFWSAKKYVFHTLADSKSATMRERVLRFVRTGVCPLCGGSGLRREALAVTFAGRTIAELNALPMSELAEILRPTTMLENPAPAVSSTTSGERTDVAVALATDLLARIRVLTDLGLGYLGLGRVTTTLSPGEMQRLRLATQLRSGLFGVVYVLDEPSAGLHPADAEPLLDVLAQLASSGNSVFVVEHNMDVVRGAAWIVDVGPGAGEGGGDVLYSGPVDGLAEVAGSRTRPFLFPESGEAPTAERERRSPSDWLSLEGVSLHNLADVDAAVPLGTLVAVTGVSGSGKSTLVGRVLREVVDGYLRGTGIGAEEGADAEADAAPAELADAILPAADALAVRRVSGLEHIDRMVRVDQKPIGRTPRSNLATYTGLFDAVRALFADTDLARERGYSAGRFSFNVAGGRCETCLGEGYVSVELLFLPGSYGRCPTCDGSRYNTETLEVTYDGKNVADVLALTVDQAAEFLEAVPAASRSLRTLRDVGLGYLRLGQPATELSGGEAQRIKLATELQRAGRGHTLYLLDEPTTGLHPADVRLLLAQLQALVDAGNSVVVVEHDMDVVAAADWVIDLGPAGGDAGGRIVAAGTPHDVAHDDASRTAPYLARRLAGA; from the coding sequence ATGCCCGGATATGAGCACACGACACCCGACGCGTTCGTTCGCGTACGCGGAGCCAGCGAGAACAATCTCCGCAACATCGACGTCGACGTGCCGCGCGATGTGATCGTCGCCTTCACCGGCGTATCGGGGTCGGGGAAGTCGTCGCTCGCGTTCGGCACCATCTTCACCGAGGCTCAGCGCCGCTATCTCGAATCCGTCGCGCCCTACGCGCGGCGGCTCATCCAGCAGGGCCACAACCCGCACGTCGACTCCATCACGGGGCTCCCGCCGGCAGTGGCGCTGCAGCAGCGACGCGGCGCACCCAGCTCGCGGTCGAGCGTCGGAACCGTCACCACGCTCTCCAATACGCTGCGGATGCTGTTCTCTCGCGCCGGCACGTTCCCCGAGGGCTTCGACACCCGGCTCGACTCGGATGCGTTCTCGCCCAACACCGCAGCGGGAGCGTGCCCCGAGTGCCACGGCGTCGGCGTCGCGCACACCGTCACCGAAGAGACGCTGGTGCCCGACACCTCGCTGAGCATCCGCGACGGCGCCATCGCCGCGTGGCCCGGCGCCTGGCAGGCGAAGAACCTGCGCGACATCACGATCGCCCTCGGGTACGACGTCGACCGTCCCTGGCGCGACCTCGATCCCGCAGACCGCGACTGGCTCCTCTACACCGACGAGCAGCCCGTCGTGGAGATCACTCCGCAGCGCGACCGCGTCGCGAAGCCCTACAAGGGCATGTTCTGGAGCGCGAAGAAGTACGTCTTCCACACGCTGGCCGATTCGAAGAGCGCCACGATGCGCGAGCGCGTGCTGCGGTTCGTGCGCACGGGCGTCTGCCCGTTGTGCGGGGGCTCGGGGCTGCGACGCGAGGCACTCGCCGTCACGTTCGCCGGCCGCACGATCGCCGAACTGAACGCGCTGCCGATGAGCGAGCTCGCCGAGATCCTCCGACCGACGACGATGCTGGAGAATCCTGCGCCTGCGGTGTCGTCCACGACCTCCGGCGAGCGCACCGACGTCGCCGTCGCGCTGGCCACCGACCTGCTGGCACGGATCCGGGTGCTCACCGATCTCGGACTCGGCTACCTCGGCCTCGGCCGCGTGACGACGACGCTCTCGCCGGGCGAGATGCAGCGTCTGCGGCTGGCGACCCAGCTGCGCTCGGGCCTGTTCGGGGTGGTCTATGTGCTCGACGAGCCGTCGGCGGGCCTCCATCCCGCGGACGCCGAGCCCCTGCTCGACGTGCTGGCGCAACTCGCATCCTCGGGCAACTCGGTCTTCGTCGTCGAGCACAACATGGACGTCGTGCGCGGCGCCGCCTGGATCGTCGACGTGGGCCCGGGTGCCGGCGAAGGGGGCGGCGACGTGCTGTACAGCGGCCCCGTCGACGGTCTCGCCGAGGTCGCGGGGTCTCGGACCCGCCCCTTCCTCTTCCCCGAGTCGGGTGAGGCACCGACGGCGGAGCGCGAACGGCGCTCCCCCTCGGACTGGTTGTCGCTGGAGGGCGTCTCGCTGCATAACCTGGCCGACGTCGACGCAGCCGTTCCGCTCGGAACCTTGGTGGCCGTCACGGGCGTCTCCGGCTCCGGCAAGTCGACGCTGGTCGGTCGCGTGCTGCGCGAGGTCGTCGACGGGTATCTCCGAGGAACCGGTATCGGCGCGGAGGAGGGAGCGGATGCTGAGGCCGACGCCGCACCCGCGGAGCTGGCCGATGCGATCCTGCCCGCTGCCGACGCCCTCGCCGTCCGACGGGTATCGGGCCTGGAGCACATCGACCGGATGGTTCGTGTGGATCAGAAGCCGATCGGGCGAACGCCGCGCTCGAATCTGGCGACCTACACCGGGCTGTTCGACGCGGTGCGGGCGCTGTTCGCCGACACCGACCTCGCCCGTGAGCGCGGGTACTCCGCCGGTCGCTTCTCGTTCAACGTCGCCGGCGGCCGCTGCGAGACGTGCCTCGGCGAAGGCTACGTCTCGGTCGAGCTGCTGTTCCTGCCCGGAAGCTACGGGCGGTGCCCGACGTGCGACGGCTCGCGCTACAACACCGAGACGCTCGAAGTGACCTACGACGGCAAGAACGTCGCCGACGTGCTCGCGCTCACCGTCGATCAGGCGGCGGAGTTCCTCGAGGCCGTGCCGGCAGCATCCCGGAGTCTTCGCACCCTGCGCGACGTGGGGCTGGGGTATCTGAGGCTCGGGCAGCCGGCGACCGAGCTGTCGGGTGGGGAGGCGCAGCGCATCAAGCTCGCGACCGAGCTGCAGCGTGCGGGCCGCGGCCACACGCTCTACCTGCTCGACGAGCCGACCACGGGGCTGCACCCCGCCGACGTGCGGCTGCTGCTGGCGCAGCTGCAGGCGCTGGTCGACGCGGGCAATTCCGTCGTCGTCGTCGAGCACGATATGGACGTCGTCGCCGCCGCCGACTGGGTCATCGATCTGGGCCCGGCGGGAGGCGACGCGGGCGGGCGCATCGTCGCCGCGGGAACCCCGCACGACGTGGCCCATGACGACGCCAGTCGCACGGCCCCCTACCTCGCGCGACGGCTCGCGGGCGCCTGA
- a CDS encoding DUF1345 domain-containing protein → MSDQTRDFDDPWHRAWVRVGVLFLILIAVTVAVGAAGSWAYAPAVGWIAASATFISWEWGTVLRLGPADTASHATREDPTRATAQGLLLLASLASFGAIALVLYESGSVTGPEKFALVAIALFTVAASWCLVHVLFTLRYAAIYYRDGGTGVDFNQTEPPQYRDFAYLAFTLGMTYQVSDTNLTSSTIRREALRHALISFVLGVVVLAATINLVATLIA, encoded by the coding sequence GTGAGCGATCAGACCCGAGACTTCGATGACCCCTGGCATCGGGCCTGGGTGCGCGTCGGTGTGCTGTTCCTCATCCTGATCGCGGTCACCGTCGCCGTCGGCGCAGCGGGATCGTGGGCGTACGCTCCCGCGGTGGGGTGGATCGCCGCATCCGCCACCTTCATCTCGTGGGAGTGGGGCACCGTCCTCCGCCTCGGGCCCGCCGACACGGCCAGCCACGCGACCCGTGAAGACCCCACGAGAGCGACGGCCCAAGGGCTTCTGCTGCTGGCGAGCCTCGCCAGCTTCGGGGCGATCGCACTCGTGCTCTACGAGTCGGGCTCAGTGACCGGGCCGGAGAAGTTCGCGCTCGTGGCCATCGCGCTGTTCACCGTCGCCGCCTCGTGGTGTCTGGTGCACGTGCTCTTCACGCTGCGCTACGCCGCGATCTACTACCGCGACGGCGGGACCGGTGTGGACTTCAACCAGACCGAGCCCCCGCAGTACCGCGACTTCGCCTACCTCGCCTTCACGCTGGGCATGACCTACCAGGTGTCGGATACGAATCTGACGAGCAGCACCATCCGACGTGAGGCACTGCGCCACGCCCTCATCTCGTTCGTGCTCGGAGTGGTCGTGCTCGCCGCGACCATCAACCTCGTGGCGACGCTGATCGCCTGA
- a CDS encoding PLDc N-terminal domain-containing protein, translating into MFSGLTGWHLMILAVVFLIPFVLAAVSIARNRASSGLEKAVWVLVILAFPLLGPILWFVIGRRGGRESPRPSP; encoded by the coding sequence ATGTTCAGCGGACTCACCGGGTGGCACCTGATGATCCTCGCGGTCGTCTTCCTGATCCCCTTCGTGCTGGCTGCGGTCAGCATCGCGCGCAATCGAGCGTCGTCGGGGCTGGAGAAGGCCGTATGGGTTCTCGTGATCCTCGCGTTCCCGTTGCTGGGACCCATCCTCTGGTTCGTGATCGGACGCCGAGGAGGCCGCGAAAGTCCTCGCCCGTCCCCGTGA
- a CDS encoding universal stress protein, translating into MEDIVLGVDGTPASASATHWVAERCAREPSRVRVVNVVSNLTADRHASLELLENVERVLRDRVPGQAVELHRADGAVSRALARVSSGADLLVIGVDPDHPLRAAIGGWIPVRITAHATVPVCVIPAGWTETDGDIVVGLADDTSSAAALDLAAHEASAMKRKLHVVHAWGLPGVVVESSAMEERPDRIVEEHRALLDAAVRSLRRRFGEVDIESDVVRSSPVNALLGYAEHAALIVIGTHHQGVLAGGLTGAVAQDLLWRARCAVLIVPEKTSTTDQLSP; encoded by the coding sequence ATGGAAGACATCGTTCTGGGAGTGGACGGCACACCGGCCTCCGCATCAGCCACGCACTGGGTCGCCGAGCGATGCGCGCGCGAGCCGTCTCGAGTGCGGGTCGTGAATGTCGTCAGCAACCTGACCGCCGATCGTCATGCCTCGCTGGAGCTGCTCGAGAACGTCGAACGTGTGCTGCGCGACCGGGTTCCCGGTCAGGCCGTCGAGTTGCACCGAGCTGACGGTGCTGTCTCTCGCGCGCTCGCGAGGGTGAGTTCCGGTGCCGACCTGCTGGTGATCGGCGTCGACCCCGATCATCCCCTGCGGGCAGCCATCGGAGGGTGGATTCCGGTGCGGATCACCGCGCATGCGACCGTTCCCGTCTGCGTCATACCGGCCGGATGGACAGAGACCGACGGAGACATCGTGGTCGGTCTGGCAGACGACACCTCCTCTGCCGCGGCCCTCGACCTCGCCGCGCATGAGGCGTCCGCGATGAAGAGGAAGTTGCACGTCGTGCATGCCTGGGGGCTTCCGGGCGTGGTGGTGGAGTCCTCGGCGATGGAGGAGAGACCAGACCGCATCGTCGAGGAGCACCGAGCGCTTCTGGATGCTGCGGTCCGCTCCCTGCGTCGACGATTCGGCGAGGTCGACATCGAGAGCGACGTCGTTCGCTCCTCGCCCGTCAACGCGCTGCTCGGTTATGCGGAGCATGCTGCCCTGATCGTCATCGGCACGCACCACCAGGGAGTTCTCGCCGGAGGACTGACGGGTGCCGTTGCTCAAGATCTGCTGTGGCGTGCGCGCTGTGCCGTGCTCATCGTTCCCGAGAAGACGTCGACCACGGATCAGCTCTCGCCCTGA
- a CDS encoding peptidase M23, with protein sequence MPARPPVRRSKARSAPARRGAKRPTASAARRARARRAKRQRTRRAWLIASGIALPLLLGVTVIWGGGYALTSLSAAWDDALGSPVFGTDRPASPEPLMPAAPHVAGYGVAQLGNACTILIAGRDLGFDSRDQTIAVMTAMGESSLRNIDYGDWETSGVTNPDGSRTTSIGLFQQQDNWGTREERLDPYTAATMFYRAMAARVPDRTALEPTIVAHTTQVNADPSHYARYWDAAVRAVAAVSGAPIGDDRADGIPSCPAA encoded by the coding sequence GTGCCCGCACGTCCTCCCGTTCGCCGGTCGAAAGCGCGGTCAGCACCAGCGCGGCGCGGCGCGAAGAGGCCCACCGCGTCCGCCGCTCGGCGCGCTCGAGCACGGCGCGCGAAGCGGCAGCGCACCCGACGCGCCTGGCTGATCGCCTCCGGCATCGCCCTGCCGCTTCTTCTCGGCGTCACGGTCATCTGGGGCGGCGGTTACGCTCTGACCTCCCTCTCCGCAGCGTGGGACGATGCGCTCGGCTCGCCCGTCTTCGGCACGGACCGCCCGGCATCGCCCGAACCCCTGATGCCCGCCGCACCCCATGTCGCCGGGTACGGGGTCGCGCAGCTCGGCAACGCCTGCACGATCCTGATCGCGGGGCGCGACCTCGGCTTCGACAGCCGCGACCAGACGATCGCCGTGATGACCGCGATGGGCGAATCGTCTCTGCGCAACATCGACTACGGCGACTGGGAGACGAGCGGAGTCACCAACCCCGATGGGTCGCGGACGACGTCGATCGGGCTGTTCCAGCAGCAGGACAACTGGGGCACGCGCGAAGAGCGCCTCGATCCGTACACCGCGGCGACCATGTTCTACCGGGCGATGGCGGCGCGTGTCCCCGACCGCACCGCACTCGAGCCGACGATCGTTGCGCACACCACGCAGGTCAACGCCGATCCGTCTCATTACGCGCGCTACTGGGACGCCGCCGTACGTGCCGTCGCCGCGGTGTCGGGCGCGCCGATCGGAGATGATCGCGCAGACGGCATTCCGAGCTGCCCGGCCGCATGA
- a CDS encoding gamma-glutamyl-gamma-aminobutyrate hydrolase family protein: protein MPEANARTSPPRPVLLVVDVGDGGRVDPAFEGRLQKLTAGVIAAADLVGFTVDRVPAAQTSVDEMVRRLDAAAAVIVTGGEDVDPSFYGGRADHPHLGQTFPDADRSQIAVVRRAVETRVPLVGICRGMQLVNVALGGDLVQHLHDGGHSNAADPADSMIDHRVELDADSGLARLLGATELEVRSSHHQSVNRPGEGLRVVAHADDGTIEAIEHEDAPLWCVQWHPEEAGSRGTVLADLLEAAMAARRRH from the coding sequence GTGCCCGAAGCGAACGCCCGAACGAGTCCGCCCCGTCCTGTCCTCCTCGTCGTCGACGTCGGTGACGGGGGGCGCGTCGACCCGGCATTCGAAGGCCGGCTGCAGAAGCTCACCGCGGGCGTGATCGCCGCAGCCGACCTGGTCGGCTTCACGGTCGACCGCGTGCCGGCTGCCCAGACCTCGGTCGACGAGATGGTCCGGCGCCTGGATGCGGCGGCCGCCGTGATCGTCACGGGTGGGGAGGATGTCGATCCGTCGTTCTACGGCGGTCGTGCGGATCACCCGCACCTCGGTCAGACCTTCCCCGATGCCGACCGGTCGCAGATCGCCGTCGTACGACGAGCAGTCGAGACCCGGGTGCCGCTCGTCGGCATCTGCCGAGGCATGCAGTTGGTGAACGTCGCGCTGGGGGGAGACCTCGTGCAGCACCTGCACGACGGCGGGCACTCGAACGCTGCCGACCCGGCCGACAGCATGATCGACCACCGTGTCGAACTCGACGCCGACAGCGGCTTGGCGCGCCTGCTGGGTGCGACCGAGCTCGAGGTCCGCAGCTCGCATCACCAGTCCGTGAACCGGCCGGGCGAGGGTCTGCGGGTGGTCGCCCATGCCGATGACGGCACGATCGAGGCGATCGAGCACGAAGATGCTCCCCTCTGGTGCGTCCAGTGGCATCCGGAGGAGGCCGGCTCGCGCGGCACCGTGCTCGCCGACCTGCTGGAGGCCGCGATGGCTGCCCGCCGTCGGCACTGA
- the arfB gene encoding alternative ribosome rescue aminoacyl-tRNA hydrolase ArfB: MPVPHRSGLRVTEGVTIPEAELSWRFSRSSGPGGQGVNTADSRVELSWDAAGSSALSTVQRDRLLERLTGRLVDGVLTIAASEHRAQLRNRDAARERLAGVVADALRPPAPARRATKPSRGARERRLKAKQRRTDVKQLRRRPID, translated from the coding sequence ATGCCTGTCCCCCACCGTTCGGGCCTCCGGGTCACGGAGGGCGTCACGATCCCCGAAGCCGAGCTGTCGTGGCGATTCTCGCGATCGTCGGGTCCGGGCGGACAGGGCGTCAACACGGCCGACTCCCGGGTCGAACTCTCCTGGGACGCCGCCGGTTCGAGCGCTCTCTCGACCGTTCAGCGCGATCGACTGCTCGAGCGGCTGACCGGTCGCCTTGTCGACGGAGTGCTCACGATCGCCGCGTCCGAGCATCGCGCGCAGCTTCGCAACCGGGATGCTGCGCGCGAACGCCTGGCCGGAGTGGTCGCCGACGCCCTCCGCCCTCCGGCGCCGGCCCGGCGTGCGACGAAACCGAGCCGCGGTGCGAGGGAGAGGCGGCTCAAAGCCAAACAGCGGCGGACGGACGTGAAACAGCTGCGCCGGCGACCGATCGACTGA
- a CDS encoding cation-transporting ATPase, producing the protein MSKLSRLIGMASKALDKNGSSQTANPGTGSDWRSIVRSAADSLTGEARQAPPAGRDPYAAPANRYTPPPSGGYAPPAANGGAAMSAADRQAIARYDYLLQTADPHQIEQIHRDAFARLSPEQRAHVETRMRAELPPHEAPRSSDPSDLARTAARAEASRPGMLRGLLARAGGGSRGGGRGGALAGAGLGMAGGVLAGVAGGAILSGIAGPLLAQAAGFGVDFDALAGSLDVEGLAGGVEGLAGGVEGIAGDATSALGEQVSGFGDQLGGFDLGGFFDR; encoded by the coding sequence GTGAGCAAGCTCTCCCGTCTCATCGGCATGGCGTCGAAGGCGCTGGACAAGAACGGATCGTCGCAGACCGCGAATCCCGGTACGGGATCCGACTGGCGATCGATCGTTCGATCGGCCGCCGATTCGCTGACCGGTGAGGCGCGTCAGGCACCGCCCGCCGGCCGCGATCCGTACGCGGCGCCGGCGAACCGGTACACCCCGCCGCCCTCCGGCGGATACGCGCCGCCGGCCGCGAACGGTGGTGCGGCGATGAGCGCCGCCGACCGGCAGGCGATCGCCCGCTACGACTACCTGCTCCAGACCGCCGATCCGCACCAGATCGAGCAGATCCACCGCGATGCGTTCGCGCGGCTGAGTCCCGAGCAGCGTGCCCACGTCGAGACCCGGATGCGGGCGGAGCTGCCGCCGCACGAGGCCCCGCGTTCGTCGGATCCGTCCGACCTCGCGCGCACCGCGGCGCGAGCCGAGGCATCGCGACCGGGGATGCTGCGCGGCCTCCTGGCTCGCGCCGGTGGCGGATCCCGCGGCGGCGGTCGCGGTGGTGCGCTCGCCGGTGCCGGCCTCGGAATGGCCGGGGGTGTGCTCGCCGGTGTCGCAGGCGGCGCGATCCTCAGCGGCATCGCCGGTCCGCTGCTCGCTCAGGCCGCCGGGTTCGGCGTCGACTTCGACGCCCTCGCCGGGTCGCTCGACGTGGAGGGTCTCGCGGGCGGGGTCGAGGGTCTCGCCGGAGGGGTCGAGGGGATCGCGGGGGATGCGACCTCGGCCCTCGGCGAGCAGGTCAGCGGCTTCGGCGATCAGCTGGGCGGGTTCGATCTCGGCGGCTTCTTCGACCGCTGA
- a CDS encoding aldo/keto reductase, translating into MTELAPLIALNDGHQIPALGFGTYPLRGEDGAEAVASAIRTGYRSLDTAFNYDNEGAVGEGIRRSGLAREELFVTSKLPGRYQGEPTVATVRESLWRLGLEYLDLYLIHWPNPSVGEYVRSWENLVTARDLGLVRSIGVSNFTERHLADVIDATGVTPAVNQIEMHPYFPQMEQRAVNARLGIVTEAWSPLGKGSAPYREAPVVAAAAAHRVTPAQVILRWHVQLGSVPIPKSATPSRQAENLDVFGFELDDSEMAAVTALGRRDGRLFDGDPDTHEEQ; encoded by the coding sequence ATGACCGAGCTCGCGCCCCTCATCGCCCTGAACGACGGCCACCAGATCCCCGCCCTCGGATTCGGCACGTACCCGTTGCGCGGAGAAGACGGTGCCGAGGCCGTCGCCTCCGCGATCCGCACCGGCTACCGGTCGCTCGACACCGCTTTCAACTATGACAACGAGGGGGCGGTCGGAGAGGGCATCCGCCGTTCCGGGCTCGCGCGCGAGGAGCTGTTCGTCACCTCGAAGCTTCCGGGGCGTTATCAGGGCGAGCCGACGGTGGCCACCGTTCGCGAGTCGCTCTGGCGTCTGGGGCTGGAGTACCTCGACCTCTACTTGATCCACTGGCCCAATCCCAGCGTGGGGGAGTACGTGCGCTCGTGGGAGAACCTCGTCACCGCCCGTGATCTGGGCCTCGTACGCTCGATCGGAGTGAGCAACTTCACCGAGCGGCATCTCGCCGACGTCATCGACGCGACCGGCGTGACCCCTGCCGTGAACCAGATCGAGATGCACCCGTACTTCCCGCAGATGGAGCAGCGGGCCGTCAACGCGCGTCTCGGCATCGTGACCGAAGCGTGGAGCCCCCTCGGCAAGGGCAGCGCCCCCTACCGAGAAGCTCCCGTCGTGGCCGCCGCGGCGGCACACCGGGTGACTCCGGCGCAGGTCATTCTGCGGTGGCACGTGCAACTCGGCAGCGTCCCCATCCCGAAGAGTGCCACGCCGTCACGCCAGGCTGAGAATCTCGACGTCTTCGGTTTCGAGCTCGACGACTCCGAGATGGCGGCCGTCACCGCGCTGGGCCGACGGGACGGCCGGCTCTTCGACGGCGACCCCGACACGCACGAGGAGCAGTAG